The Carcharodon carcharias isolate sCarCar2 chromosome 2, sCarCar2.pri, whole genome shotgun sequence genomic sequence ACAAAGCCATAGAGGATGGGGTTAAGGCAACTGTTGAAATAGGCCACACAGATCGTAAAGGGTATGGAAGTGTCAACAATTTCAGGAATGTGGCAGTTTTTGATAACTTTCAGCCGGGAAAGCATATCCAAGAAAGTGAATATTTGGAATGGAAGCCAGCACAAAATGAATGACACCACGACAGCCACAATCAGCTTAAATGCTTCGTTGCTTGCAGGTTTGCTTTTTTCAATCTGGTACGCTTGCACTAGGCTCTTGACAATTAGGGAGTAACAGGTTACAATAATCAGCAGGGGAATTAGGAACCCCAGAAAGGTCTTCAACAGGGCCATGCCAAATATCCATTGATTCTTCTGCTCTTCTGGGTAATGGAAAGCACAGATGGTTTTATTCCAGCCGATGTAGTGAAAGGCATCACGGAAAatcatggcgggcaggcttgCTAAGCCAGCCAGTAACCAAACCATGATGCAAGCCATCCAAGCATGGAGTAAGGTGCGCCTCGTCCTCGATTTCATGGGATGCACAATGGCGAGGTAACGGTCGATACTGAGACAGGTGATCAGGAAGATGCTGGCGTTCATGTTCAGCAGTAGAATGGTGGCACTCATCTTGCACAGGAAGACCCCAAAGGGCCAGTGGTACTCCATTGCGGTGTAGGCTGCCCAGAGCGGCAAAGTGATCACAAAGATCAGGTCAGCCAGCGCCAGGTTCAGCAGAAAAATATTTGCAACTGTTTTTGGCTTCAGGTAATAATAGATAACAAcgatgac encodes the following:
- the agtr1a gene encoding type-1 angiotensin II receptor, whose amino-acid sequence is MCSSYPVTSLGIQADCDLQAKSSLVNRQDMNWMQMAENSSVFHKSPSGLALDTEETMLNSSMGNTSNLTCITGGRHTYIFLMIPVIYSIIFVMGVLGNSMVIVVIYYYLKPKTVANIFLLNLALADLIFVITLPLWAAYTAMEYHWPFGVFLCKMSATILLLNMNASIFLITCLSIDRYLAIVHPMKSRTRRTLLHAWMACIMVWLLAGLASLPAMIFRDAFHYIGWNKTICAFHYPEEQKNQWIFGMALLKTFLGFLIPLLIIVTCYSLIVKSLVQAYQIEKSKPASNEAFKLIVAVVVSFILCWLPFQIFTFLDMLSRLKVIKNCHIPEIVDTSIPFTICVAYFNSCLNPILYGFVGRTFREKFFLLLRCMPPKVRTHPRLSTKMSSLSYHTVEILNVVTKKPVSSSGF